Proteins found in one Vallitalea guaymasensis genomic segment:
- a CDS encoding PH domain-containing protein, which yields MGLLQGLAGNLTEMPKEELEKKYGLYLIEGEEIEIGYKLVRDVIIFTNIRILDFDSQGATGKKTRAESIHLNTIFHVTAETAGFGIDDSEITVSYITSPYFRANSITTNSKKFEFPKKYDISPLYRKLEMISIENMDRINGIG from the coding sequence ATGGGACTACTACAAGGTTTAGCAGGTAATCTTACTGAAATGCCAAAAGAAGAATTAGAAAAAAAGTATGGTTTGTATCTAATAGAAGGTGAAGAAATCGAGATTGGTTATAAACTAGTTCGTGATGTAATTATATTTACCAATATTAGAATTTTGGATTTTGATAGCCAAGGTGCTACTGGTAAAAAAACTCGAGCTGAGTCAATACACCTTAATACAATATTTCATGTTACTGCTGAAACAGCGGGATTTGGAATAGACGATAGTGAAATTACAGTTTCTTACATAACATCACCATATTTCAGAGCTAATTCTATAACAACCAACAGCAAAAAATTTGAGTTTCCCAAAAAATATGATATCAGTCCACTTTATAGAAAATTAGAAATGATATCCATCGAAAATATGGATAGAATTAATGGTATAGGTTAA